Proteins from a single region of Sinorhizobium alkalisoli:
- a CDS encoding HigA family addiction module antitoxin has product MSTEPKHPGQFVRESYLEPRKISVTDAAKLIGISRPGVSSFLNGRVSTTPDMAARIERAFGISSATLLDMQAEFTAALKRAAGAPADAKAYVPPFLQFKANDITDWVNHNIPARSRLAVLLRTLVNSTGIRLEQVDFPGNDDAERPGWDGFTVAGSGTPWIPAGQSGWEFGVNADVKTKADGDFVKSVKAHKKADREKITFVFVTPRSWKGKDAWVSSMRAKKQWKDVRVFDASDLEQWLEQSLAGQTWFANETGRPSDGVRSLEQCWTDWANVGTPTLSGALFETAIAVHRAKVKEFIARPAGEPLVVAADSVEEALAFLAQVLAEPEFESDRDRVLVFDRTGVLPKLAKGSHGFIAVAHTREVERELGPHINQLKTIVVYPRNATNHDPHILLEPLGTEAFRKGLGAMKLDEGEIKRLSHSSGQSLTVLRRQLSKVEAIKTPHWASDSATSTWLIPMMFVGAWNVDNESDREALSLIANMPFEELERRVQELVSLNDAPLWSIGSYRGVVSKIDTLFAIARWVTSTDLDRYLEMAKMVLAEDDPALDLPEKERWAAAMHGKRREFSGALRNGISETLVLLAVHGKHLFQRLGFDGETQAALFIRELLVPLTTRKLEANDSDLPVYAEAAPETFLAILEEDLRQGAPAVLGLLRPIDTSFFGVPCIRSGLLWALEGLAWNPATFLRSVLILGRLSQVEIKDNWANKPIASLETIFRSWMPQTAADHEQRLMAMNKLIERFPEIGWKVCIDQFGGWGNDVGRYSHKPKWRPDGYGFGEPFEFMEPVQKFRAAMVELALSQPSYTPEMLCDLVGRLHRLGSEFQVKVWQQIENWIATGASDDDIAKVREKIRVTVLSRRGRRRAKDGDFAALNKKAKAIYDSMEPKDVINKHEWLFRQAWVEESADELDDDQLDFRKREERIAALRREALREIYQERGTAGIFELASRGQAQHQIGVHMVMDVLDASQAQSFIFEALQPGVNETAVDRKILIAGAMRALGTEGRVAVLEHARETMAETDVLRLLLLSSFDKRTWVVVDRMPAAIQNSYWLDVHPEFIFESEDDNNEAIERLLKAKRPRAAFSAVHFKLEAIRPALIVEMLSDMASGGMDRAGEYQLQEYDIRTAFELVDRNPDVTRDQKAGLEFAYIDVLSRMFGGDDSNHIPNLERYIEDHPEMFVQALVWAYKRRDGGEDPIGFRIPDGRKDLSERAFHLLEGIERIPGLMDDGSFDVPKLRKWISQVREKSAELDRQDICDLCLGKLMSHAPEGVDGVWPCEEVRDVIEELRSKPLTDGAHTALYNQRGVHFRGEGGGQERELADKYRAWADALQFTHPFLSASLLMGMVRTYEREAEREGREAGIRRRLRH; this is encoded by the coding sequence ATGTCGACCGAACCCAAACATCCCGGGCAGTTTGTCCGCGAATCCTATCTCGAACCCCGCAAGATAAGCGTCACAGATGCGGCAAAGCTCATCGGCATTAGCCGGCCTGGCGTCTCGAGCTTCCTCAACGGACGCGTGTCCACAACCCCGGACATGGCGGCCCGCATTGAACGCGCCTTCGGCATCTCGTCAGCTACACTGTTGGACATGCAGGCTGAGTTCACCGCGGCCCTGAAGAGGGCAGCGGGCGCACCCGCCGACGCCAAGGCCTACGTGCCGCCCTTCCTTCAGTTCAAGGCGAACGACATTACCGACTGGGTTAACCACAACATTCCCGCGCGAAGCCGTCTTGCCGTGCTGCTCCGCACGCTCGTCAATTCGACGGGCATCCGTCTCGAACAGGTCGACTTTCCCGGCAACGATGACGCTGAACGACCGGGCTGGGACGGCTTCACTGTGGCCGGAAGTGGAACGCCGTGGATTCCGGCAGGTCAATCCGGATGGGAGTTCGGCGTCAACGCCGACGTCAAAACCAAAGCCGATGGTGACTTTGTCAAAAGCGTCAAAGCGCACAAGAAGGCGGACCGCGAGAAGATCACCTTCGTATTCGTGACACCCCGCAGCTGGAAGGGCAAGGACGCGTGGGTGTCGTCCATGCGCGCGAAGAAGCAGTGGAAGGATGTTCGCGTCTTTGATGCAAGCGATCTCGAACAGTGGCTGGAGCAGTCACTGGCGGGGCAAACGTGGTTCGCGAACGAAACGGGGCGTCCTTCCGATGGCGTGAGGTCGCTTGAACAATGCTGGACCGATTGGGCGAACGTCGGCACGCCGACTTTGAGTGGAGCATTGTTTGAGACAGCAATCGCGGTGCATCGCGCGAAGGTAAAGGAGTTTATCGCGCGACCGGCTGGCGAGCCGCTCGTCGTCGCGGCGGATTCGGTGGAAGAGGCCCTGGCGTTCCTGGCACAGGTTCTGGCAGAGCCGGAATTCGAATCGGATCGTGACCGCGTGTTGGTGTTCGACCGTACCGGCGTACTGCCCAAGCTCGCTAAGGGCAGCCATGGCTTCATCGCCGTTGCTCATACGCGTGAGGTCGAACGCGAACTAGGGCCGCATATCAATCAGCTGAAAACGATTGTAGTCTATCCGCGCAATGCTACAAACCACGATCCACACATTCTGCTAGAGCCTTTAGGCACCGAAGCCTTCCGCAAGGGGCTTGGGGCGATGAAACTCGACGAGGGCGAGATAAAGCGCCTCTCGCATTCGTCGGGCCAGTCGCTGACGGTGCTGCGGCGACAGCTGTCGAAGGTGGAGGCTATCAAGACGCCGCATTGGGCCTCCGACAGCGCGACTTCCACCTGGCTCATCCCGATGATGTTCGTTGGTGCATGGAACGTCGACAATGAATCGGATCGCGAAGCACTGAGCCTTATCGCCAATATGCCGTTTGAGGAACTGGAGCGGCGGGTTCAGGAACTCGTTTCGCTGAACGACGCACCCTTGTGGTCAATTGGCAGCTATCGCGGTGTCGTTTCCAAGATCGACACACTATTTGCGATTGCGCGGTGGGTCACGAGCACCGACCTTGATCGGTACCTGGAAATGGCAAAGATGGTCCTGGCCGAAGACGATCCCGCGCTCGACCTTCCAGAGAAGGAACGCTGGGCCGCAGCGATGCATGGTAAGCGTCGCGAATTCTCCGGGGCATTGCGTAATGGCATTTCCGAAACGCTGGTGTTGCTGGCGGTGCACGGCAAGCACCTGTTCCAGCGACTGGGCTTCGATGGCGAAACGCAGGCTGCATTGTTCATCCGCGAACTGCTGGTACCCTTGACCACGCGGAAGCTGGAGGCGAACGACTCTGATCTTCCTGTTTATGCCGAGGCAGCGCCAGAGACCTTTCTGGCGATTTTGGAGGAAGACCTGAGACAGGGTGCTCCGGCGGTGCTCGGCCTGCTGCGTCCGATCGATACGAGCTTCTTCGGCGTTCCCTGCATTCGCAGCGGGCTCCTCTGGGCGCTGGAGGGATTGGCGTGGAACCCGGCCACTTTCCTGCGTAGCGTTCTTATCCTGGGCCGGCTCTCGCAGGTCGAGATCAAGGACAACTGGGCTAACAAACCTATCGCTTCGCTGGAAACAATCTTCAGGTCATGGATGCCGCAGACGGCGGCTGATCACGAGCAGCGACTCATGGCCATGAACAAGCTGATTGAGCGCTTTCCGGAGATCGGGTGGAAAGTCTGCATCGATCAGTTTGGTGGCTGGGGCAATGATGTCGGTCGCTACAGCCATAAACCGAAGTGGAGGCCGGACGGCTACGGCTTTGGTGAGCCGTTCGAGTTCATGGAGCCCGTGCAGAAGTTTAGGGCCGCCATGGTTGAACTCGCGCTGAGCCAGCCGAGCTATACTCCGGAGATGCTATGTGACCTCGTGGGCCGCCTGCATAGACTTGGTTCGGAATTCCAGGTCAAAGTCTGGCAGCAAATCGAAAACTGGATCGCGACCGGTGCCAGTGATGATGATATCGCGAAGGTCCGCGAGAAAATTCGTGTCACGGTGCTTTCGCGGCGCGGTCGTCGTCGCGCCAAGGACGGTGATTTCGCGGCACTAAACAAGAAGGCGAAGGCCATCTATGACTCGATGGAACCCAAGGACGTCATCAACAAGCACGAATGGCTTTTTCGCCAGGCATGGGTCGAGGAGTCTGCTGACGAGCTCGACGATGACCAGCTGGATTTCCGGAAGCGCGAGGAGCGCATTGCGGCTCTGAGGCGTGAAGCCCTCCGCGAAATCTACCAGGAACGCGGTACCGCTGGAATTTTCGAGCTTGCTTCGCGGGGACAGGCACAGCATCAGATCGGCGTTCACATGGTCATGGACGTGCTCGACGCATCGCAGGCTCAGTCGTTCATATTCGAAGCTCTGCAGCCGGGCGTCAATGAAACAGCGGTGGACCGGAAGATTCTGATTGCCGGTGCCATGCGGGCTCTTGGAACAGAAGGTCGCGTAGCCGTGCTCGAACATGCCCGCGAAACGATGGCTGAGACGGATGTCCTCCGCCTCCTTTTGCTGAGCAGCTTTGATAAGCGCACTTGGGTGGTGGTGGACCGGATGCCTGCCGCGATTCAGAATTCCTACTGGCTGGACGTGCATCCTGAGTTCATTTTCGAGTCCGAGGATGATAACAACGAAGCTATTGAACGCCTGTTGAAAGCAAAGCGGCCGCGCGCGGCATTCTCCGCCGTTCACTTCAAGCTGGAGGCAATCAGGCCGGCCCTGATTGTGGAGATGCTGTCGGATATGGCGAGCGGCGGCATGGACCGCGCTGGCGAATATCAGCTCCAGGAATACGATATTAGGACAGCGTTCGAGTTGGTCGACCGCAACCCGGATGTCACGCGCGACCAGAAGGCAGGTCTGGAGTTCGCCTACATTGACGTGCTGTCACGCATGTTTGGCGGAGATGACAGCAACCACATTCCGAACCTCGAGAGGTACATCGAGGACCACCCCGAAATGTTCGTTCAGGCGCTCGTGTGGGCGTATAAGCGAAGGGACGGCGGGGAAGATCCGATCGGGTTCCGGATACCCGATGGCCGTAAGGACCTGTCAGAGCGCGCGTTCCACCTGCTGGAGGGTATCGAGCGGATACCCGGCCTGATGGACGATGGCAGTTTCGACGTGCCGAAGCTCAGGAAGTGGATCAGTCAGGTCCGCGAAAAGAGCGCTGAGCTAGACCGTCAGGACATCTGCGATTTGTGTCTGGGCAAGCTGATGTCTCATGCACCGGAAGGGGTTGACGGTGTGTGGCCTTGTGAGGAGGTCCGGGACGTGATTGAGGAGTTGCGGTCGAAGCCGCTGACGGATGGCGCCCATACCGCGCTCTACAATCAGCGCGGCGTACACTTCCGGGGTGAAGGTGGGGGACAGGAGCGCGAGCTGGCCGACAAGTATCGGGCTTGGGCCGACGCACTTCAGTTCACGCACCCATTCCTTTCCGCATCGCTACTGATGGGGATGGTTCGGACGTACGAGCGTGAAGCGGAGCGTGAGGGTCGCGAAGCCGGCATCCGGCGTCGCCTTCGTCACTAG
- a CDS encoding gamma carbonic anhydrase family protein, protein MPRYALGPLQPKTPPEGSYWVAPDANLIGQVEIGEDVGIWFGATLRGDNEPIRVGARTNIQEAVIIHVDPGFPVAIGEGCTIGHRAIVHGCVIGDNSLIGMGATILNGVKIGRNCLVGANALVTEGKEFPDNSLIVGAPAKAIRTLDDAAVERLKRSADHYVKNWQHYAAQLKRLD, encoded by the coding sequence ATGCCACGTTACGCCCTCGGACCGCTGCAGCCGAAGACCCCGCCGGAAGGCAGCTACTGGGTGGCGCCCGACGCCAATCTGATCGGACAGGTGGAGATCGGCGAGGATGTCGGCATCTGGTTCGGCGCGACCTTGCGCGGCGACAACGAGCCGATCCGCGTCGGCGCGCGCACCAATATCCAGGAGGCCGTGATCATCCACGTCGACCCCGGCTTCCCGGTGGCGATCGGCGAAGGCTGCACCATCGGCCACCGGGCGATCGTGCACGGCTGCGTCATCGGCGACAATTCGCTAATCGGCATGGGCGCAACGATACTGAACGGCGTCAAGATCGGCCGCAACTGCCTCGTCGGCGCCAACGCGCTTGTGACCGAAGGCAAGGAATTCCCCGACAATTCGCTGATCGTCGGCGCGCCCGCCAAGGCGATCCGCACGCTCGACGACGCGGCCGTCGAGCGGCTGAAGCGCTCGGCCGATCATTATGTGAAGAACTGGCAGCATTATGCCGCGCAGTTGAAACGGCTGGATTGA
- the znuB gene encoding zinc ABC transporter permease subunit ZnuB: MLDDFFIRALVAGIGIALVAGPLGCFVIWRRMAYFGDTMAHSALLGVALSLLFELNLMVSVFIVASAVSLLLLFLQRQGALSTDALLGILSHSALSIGLVIVAFMTWVRIDLIGFLFGDILAVSRSDIDIIWGGGILVIFALVYLWRPLLAATVNPELAEAEGMKPERARLFFMLLMALVIAIAMKIVGILLITSLLIIPAATARRFSASPEIMAVFASLIGALAVAGGLFGSLHWDTPSGPSIVVAALMLFVLSLLPLGRRLGASHRF; this comes from the coding sequence ATGCTTGACGATTTCTTCATTCGCGCCCTCGTCGCCGGCATCGGTATCGCCCTGGTGGCGGGCCCGCTCGGCTGCTTCGTGATCTGGAGGCGCATGGCCTATTTCGGCGACACCATGGCGCATTCGGCGCTGCTTGGCGTTGCGCTGTCGCTGCTCTTCGAGCTCAACCTGATGGTCAGCGTCTTCATCGTCGCTTCCGCCGTGTCACTGCTCTTGCTTTTCCTGCAGAGGCAGGGCGCGCTGTCGACGGACGCGCTGCTCGGCATCCTGTCGCATTCGGCGCTGTCGATCGGGCTCGTCATCGTCGCCTTCATGACCTGGGTGCGGATCGACCTGATCGGCTTCCTCTTCGGCGACATCCTTGCCGTGTCGCGGAGCGACATCGACATCATCTGGGGCGGCGGCATTCTGGTGATCTTCGCGCTCGTCTATCTCTGGCGACCGCTGCTTGCGGCGACGGTCAATCCGGAACTCGCCGAGGCGGAAGGGATGAAACCGGAAAGGGCGAGGCTCTTCTTCATGCTGCTGATGGCGCTGGTGATCGCCATCGCCATGAAGATCGTCGGCATCCTGCTGATCACCTCGTTGCTGATCATTCCGGCGGCGACCGCCCGCCGTTTCTCCGCCTCGCCAGAAATCATGGCCGTGTTCGCCTCGCTGATCGGCGCGCTCGCGGTCGCCGGCGGTCTTTTCGGATCGCTCCACTGGGATACGCCGTCGGGACCGTCTATCGTCGTCGCGGCGCTCATGCTTTTCGTGCTGAGTCTCCTGCCGCTCGGCCGGCGGCTCGGGGCGTCGCATCGATTCTAG
- the znuA gene encoding zinc ABC transporter substrate-binding protein ZnuA: MKSTPALLFASTLVLSSPALAGAPTVVASIKPVHSLVASIMQGIGEPSLIVEGGASPHTYSMKPSNAAALQAAKVVFWVGPGLEAFLDKPLDALGSGAKVVELSDAPGVEKLKLREGGAFEGHDHEGEDHHAEEAGHEGHDHHAGEEEAAEHEHNHHGESEFDMHLWLDPMNAKAMAAEIEKTLAEVDPDNAAAYKANLEAFNQRVDALDKSVAETVAPIKDKPFVVFHDAYQYFEHRYHVRVAGSVTVSPEVLPGAERLSQIHAKIEELGATCVFAEPQFEPKLVNVVTEGTPAKSGTLDPEGGTLDAGPDLYFHLLEGIGASLKTCLSSAS, translated from the coding sequence ATGAAATCGACGCCCGCCCTGCTCTTCGCATCCACCCTCGTGCTCTCGTCTCCGGCTCTAGCGGGTGCCCCGACCGTCGTCGCTTCGATCAAGCCCGTTCACTCGCTCGTCGCCTCGATCATGCAGGGTATCGGCGAGCCGTCGCTGATCGTCGAAGGCGGCGCCTCGCCGCATACCTACAGCATGAAGCCCTCGAACGCCGCCGCGCTGCAGGCCGCCAAGGTGGTGTTCTGGGTCGGACCCGGCCTCGAGGCCTTTCTCGACAAGCCGCTCGATGCACTCGGCAGCGGTGCAAAGGTGGTGGAGCTCAGCGATGCGCCCGGCGTCGAAAAGCTGAAGCTGCGTGAAGGTGGCGCCTTCGAAGGGCATGATCATGAGGGGGAAGATCACCACGCCGAAGAAGCCGGCCACGAAGGGCACGATCACCATGCCGGAGAAGAGGAGGCGGCCGAGCACGAGCACAATCACCATGGCGAAAGCGAATTCGACATGCACCTATGGCTGGACCCGATGAATGCCAAGGCCATGGCGGCGGAGATCGAAAAGACGCTCGCCGAAGTCGATCCGGATAATGCCGCCGCCTACAAGGCGAATCTGGAGGCATTCAACCAACGCGTCGATGCGCTGGACAAGAGCGTGGCCGAGACGGTCGCGCCGATCAAGGACAAGCCCTTCGTCGTCTTTCACGATGCCTATCAGTACTTCGAGCACCGCTATCATGTGCGGGTCGCGGGCTCGGTCACCGTCAGCCCGGAGGTTTTGCCCGGCGCGGAGCGACTGTCGCAGATCCATGCCAAGATCGAGGAGCTCGGTGCCACCTGCGTTTTCGCCGAGCCGCAATTCGAGCCGAAGCTCGTCAATGTCGTGACAGAGGGCACACCGGCCAAGTCCGGTACGTTGGACCCGGAAGGCGGAACGCTCGACGCCGGCCCGGATCTCTACTTCCACCTCCTGGAAGGGATCGGCGCTTCGCTCAAGACCTGCCTCTCCTCGGCAAGCTGA
- a CDS encoding metal ABC transporter ATP-binding protein encodes MLNFRPQEKTTLVRLSNSGVRRNGRWLVRGVDFSISRGEIVTLIGPNGSGKSTTAKMAIGVLRTDEGRVERLAGLKVGYVPQKLSVDWTLPLTVERLMTLTGPLKGREIEEALSATGMLHMAKAEVQHLSGGEFQRALLARAIARRPDLLVLDEPVQGVDFSGEIALYELIKQIRNRTGCGILLISHDLHIVMAETDTVVCLNGHVCCRGTPQAVSQSPEYLKLFGGRAAGALAVYSHRHDHTHLPDGRVLHADGSVADSCFPGDGHHHSDAVENIHDHDPDCGCGHHARLHGFEGSEKRDA; translated from the coding sequence ATGCTGAACTTCCGCCCCCAGGAGAAGACGACACTCGTCAGGCTGAGCAATTCCGGCGTGCGCCGCAATGGGCGCTGGCTCGTGCGCGGCGTCGATTTTTCGATCAGCCGCGGTGAGATCGTCACCCTGATCGGGCCCAATGGTTCGGGCAAGTCGACGACGGCGAAGATGGCGATCGGCGTTCTGAGGACGGACGAGGGCCGTGTCGAACGTCTGGCCGGCCTCAAGGTCGGCTATGTTCCGCAGAAACTGTCGGTCGATTGGACCCTGCCGCTTACTGTCGAACGGCTGATGACGCTGACGGGGCCGCTGAAGGGGCGCGAGATCGAAGAGGCGCTGTCGGCGACCGGCATGCTGCACATGGCGAAGGCGGAGGTGCAGCACCTTTCGGGCGGCGAGTTCCAGCGGGCGCTGCTGGCGCGCGCCATCGCCCGCCGGCCGGATCTGCTCGTTCTCGACGAGCCGGTGCAGGGGGTCGATTTCTCGGGCGAGATCGCCCTCTACGAACTGATCAAGCAGATCCGCAACCGCACCGGCTGCGGCATCCTGCTGATCTCGCACGACCTGCACATCGTCATGGCGGAGACGGATACGGTGGTCTGCCTGAACGGCCATGTCTGCTGCCGCGGTACGCCGCAGGCGGTCAGCCAGAGCCCGGAATATCTGAAGCTGTTCGGCGGCCGCGCCGCCGGTGCGCTTGCGGTCTACAGCCACCGTCACGACCATACCCACTTGCCGGATGGGCGGGTGCTGCATGCCGACGGCAGCGTCGCCGATAGCTGCTTCCCCGGCGACGGCCATCATCACTCCGACGCGGTCGAGAACATTCACGACCACGATCCGGATTGCGGCTGCGGCCATCATGCACGGCTCCACGGATTTGAGGGCTCGGAGAAGCGCGATGCTTGA
- a CDS encoding GTP-binding protein produces MERLPVTLLSGFLGAGKTTLLNHVLANREGLRVAVIVNDMSEINIDASLIRDGGADLSRTEEQLVEMTNGCICCTLRDDLLRAVRSLAEQERFDYLLIESSGISEPLPVATTFDFRDEAGRSLSDVARLDTMVTLVDAANLLADYSSTDFLADRGETAGEGDARTLVDLLVEQIEFADVVVLNKVGTATPEQLDAARKIIVGLNPDARLIETDFGRVELRDVLGTGRFDLLKAEQHPLWYKELHGFKDHVPETEEYGIRSFVYRARQPFDPGRFQAFLNRSWPGVLRAKGFFWLATRPHHVGELSQAGPLVRTARMGLWWAAVPPEQWPRDARFLEAIGPYVDPVWGDRRQEIVFIGADPMDEAALRAELDACLIAEDAFRPERWRSLPDPFASWSQRAA; encoded by the coding sequence ATGGAAAGACTGCCGGTCACCCTCCTCTCCGGCTTCCTTGGCGCCGGCAAGACGACCTTGCTCAATCATGTCCTCGCGAACCGCGAGGGCCTGCGGGTCGCCGTTATCGTCAACGACATGAGCGAAATCAACATCGACGCCTCGCTGATCCGCGACGGCGGTGCCGATCTGTCGCGCACCGAGGAGCAACTCGTCGAGATGACCAATGGCTGCATCTGCTGCACGCTGCGCGACGACCTGCTGCGCGCGGTCCGCAGCCTCGCCGAACAGGAGCGTTTCGACTATCTGCTGATCGAATCGAGCGGCATATCCGAGCCCCTCCCCGTCGCCACCACCTTCGATTTCCGCGATGAGGCCGGCCGAAGCCTCTCTGACGTCGCCCGGCTCGACACCATGGTCACGCTCGTCGATGCCGCCAATCTGCTCGCCGACTATTCGTCGACCGACTTCCTCGCCGATCGCGGCGAAACGGCCGGCGAAGGCGATGCGCGAACGCTGGTGGACCTGCTGGTCGAGCAGATCGAGTTCGCCGACGTCGTCGTGCTCAACAAGGTCGGCACCGCGACGCCGGAGCAACTCGATGCCGCGCGGAAAATCATCGTCGGCCTCAATCCGGATGCGCGGCTGATCGAGACGGATTTCGGCCGGGTGGAACTGAGGGATGTCCTCGGCACCGGCCGCTTCGATTTGCTGAAGGCCGAACAGCACCCGCTCTGGTACAAGGAGCTCCACGGCTTCAAGGACCACGTTCCCGAGACGGAAGAATACGGGATCCGCTCCTTCGTCTACCGCGCCCGCCAACCGTTCGATCCGGGCCGCTTCCAGGCCTTCCTCAACCGCAGCTGGCCGGGCGTGCTGCGCGCCAAAGGCTTCTTCTGGCTGGCGACACGCCCGCACCATGTCGGCGAATTGAGCCAGGCGGGGCCGCTGGTGCGCACGGCCCGGATGGGGCTCTGGTGGGCCGCGGTGCCGCCCGAGCAATGGCCGCGCGATGCCCGCTTCCTCGAGGCGATCGGCCCCTATGTCGATCCGGTCTGGGGCGACCGACGCCAGGAAATCGTCTTTATCGGCGCCGATCCGATGGACGAGGCCGCGCTCCGCGCCGAACTCGACGCCTGCCTGATCGCGGAAGACGCCTTCCGCCCCGAGCGCTGGCGCAGCCTGCCGGACCCCTTCGCGAGCTGGAGCCAACGGGCGGCCTGA
- a CDS encoding Fur family transcriptional regulator, with protein sequence MGTPQLTKNQSLVLGALSHSDGPMSAYTILDKLRDQGFRAPLQVYRALEKLLEYGLVHRLESINAFVACTCPDEHEHDHGVTAFTICEGCGQVTEFHDETIEQRLAALVRARSFKTEKTTIEIRGQCKSCA encoded by the coding sequence ATGGGCACGCCCCAACTGACGAAGAACCAGTCGCTGGTCCTGGGGGCGCTCTCCCATTCCGACGGACCGATGAGCGCCTATACGATCCTCGACAAGCTCCGCGACCAGGGCTTTCGCGCGCCGCTGCAGGTTTATCGCGCCCTCGAGAAGCTGCTCGAATACGGCCTCGTGCACCGGCTCGAAAGCATCAACGCCTTCGTCGCCTGCACCTGCCCGGATGAGCACGAGCACGACCACGGCGTCACCGCCTTCACCATCTGCGAGGGCTGCGGCCAAGTGACGGAGTTCCACGACGAGACGATCGAGCAGCGCCTGGCGGCGCTGGTGCGCGCCCGGAGCTTTAAAACGGAAAAGACGACGATCGAGATCCGCGGGCAGTGCAAGAGCTGCGCGTGA
- a CDS encoding fumarylacetoacetate hydrolase family protein, translating into METVIPPAPPVLLPIAGSAAAFPVRRVYCVGRNYADHAREMGHDPSREPPFFFQKNADNLLPPGKDFPYPPRSADVHHEVELVVALRRGGADIRAEEALDHIYGYAVGIDFTRRDLQAEAKKAGRPWTAAKAFEHSAPISALAPATAIGHPARGGIWLKVNGESRQQGDLAQMIWTVPEIITELSRLFTLAPGDVIMTGTPEGVGAVMRGDLITCGVDGVASLSVNVV; encoded by the coding sequence ATGGAAACAGTCATACCGCCCGCCCCACCCGTCCTGCTGCCGATCGCGGGAAGCGCCGCGGCCTTCCCGGTGCGCCGGGTCTATTGCGTCGGCCGCAACTATGCCGACCATGCCCGCGAAATGGGGCACGATCCGAGCCGCGAGCCGCCCTTTTTCTTCCAGAAGAATGCCGACAACCTGCTGCCGCCGGGTAAGGATTTCCCCTATCCACCGCGTTCCGCGGATGTGCATCACGAGGTCGAGCTGGTGGTGGCGCTCAGGCGTGGCGGCGCGGATATCCGCGCCGAAGAGGCGCTCGATCACATCTATGGCTACGCCGTCGGCATCGATTTCACCCGCCGCGACCTGCAGGCGGAGGCGAAGAAGGCCGGCCGCCCCTGGACGGCGGCCAAGGCCTTCGAGCATTCCGCACCCATCTCGGCGCTCGCGCCGGCTACGGCGATCGGCCATCCGGCAAGGGGTGGCATCTGGCTCAAGGTCAATGGCGAAAGCCGCCAGCAGGGCGATCTCGCGCAGATGATCTGGACGGTGCCGGAAATCATCACCGAACTTTCCCGCCTCTTTACCCTTGCGCCGGGCGACGTCATCATGACCGGCACGCCTGAGGGCGTCGGTGCTGTGATGCGCGGCGATCTCATTACCTGCGGCGTCGACGGCGTCGCCTCGCTCTCCGTCAATGTCGTCTGA